DNA from Mycobacterium bourgelatii:
CGGTCATCTAAACACCCGGTGTACACCCGGCCGGACTCGCCAGTCAATGATCACCGGTCGAATTGCAAGTCGAATTCCACGGACATTCCACGGTGTTGACGCTGTGTTGACAGCGGTCAAGGACGCAGAGTAGACACATTTCGCAGGACAGATTGGCTAAATCTGTCGGATCGAGGGTCTCGGGAGGTGTACCGTGCACGCCGATTCTGCGCCGCCCTCGTCACTGACTTTCGGGCGCCGGTCAAGCACGAGGACATCCGGCAAGGAGGACTGCCTAAGTGACCGATTCTGACGTTCAGGCCAAAGTGCGGGCTCTCGTCGGCCAGCCCACCGGCGGCACCGGAAAGCCATCGGTGGCGCCGGACCCGGTGAACCAGCCCATGATTCGCCACTGGGCGTATGCACTCAACGACATGAACCCGGTCTATCTCGACCCGGAATTCGCGGCCAGATCGCGTTTCGGCGGCATCGTGTCACCTCCGGTAATGCTGCAGACGTGGACCATGCCGTCGCCGAAACTGGAGGGGATCGGCGAACGTGGCGGCGCTCCAATGGAAATCAAGAACAATCCGACCGCCTTCCTGGATGAGGCCGGGTACACGAGCACGGTGGCGACGAACTCGGAATTCGAAATCGAGCGCTACCCACGACTGGGCGACCACATCAGCGCGACGACGGTCTACGAATCGGTTTCCGACGAGAAGAAGACCGCGCTGGGTACCGGCTTCTTCCTGACGTGGTTGACGACCTATACCAACAAAGATGGAGAAGTACTGGGCCGACAGCGGTTCCGGGTCCTGCGATTCAAGCCGGCACGCTGATGAGCACCCGACTGGCCCCGACCATCAGCCGGGACACCGAGTTCTATTGGAACGGGCTGCGCGAGCACAAGCTGCTCATTCAGCGCTGCAGCGGGTGCGGGAAGCTGCGGCATCCCCCACGCCCGATGTGCCCGCAGTGCCGGTCGCTGTCCTGGGAGGCGATTGAATCCTCCGGCGAGGGAACGGTTTACAGCTACGTGATGCCGCATCAACCTCGATTCCCGTTCTTCGACTATCCGTACATCGTGGTGCTGGTCGAACTGTCCGAGGGGGTGCGTGTGCTGTCCAATCTCCGCGACATCGACCCGGACGATGTCACGGTGGGCATGCCGGTCGAGGTCTTCTATGAGACGTTCGAAGGCGCCTCCGGCGATCTTGTGCTGCACCAGTTTCGGCCGAAAGGACTTCAATGACCGCCGCCACCCGTGCCTCAAAGTTCGAGACGCTGCGCTGGCAGGACATCTCTGTCGGTGACGAGGTTACCCCGCTCGAAATACCCATCACCACAACGATGATCGTCGCGGGGGCGATCGCATCGCGTGACTTCATGCCGGTGCATCACGACCACGAGTACGCCAAGAAACAGGGCTCGCCCAACTTGTTCATGAACATCCTGACCACCAACGGATATTGCGTGCGGTTTCTCACCGACTGGGCAGGACCCGAGGCGAAGGTCAAGAAGTTGTCGATTCGGCTGGGAGTGCCCAGTTTTCCGGACGACCCGTTGCGCTTCACCGGCAGCGTGACCGGCAAGTCCGAAGGCGGCGCGGACGACCTGCCGGGCGAGAACTTCGTCGAGGTGACCTTCCAGGGCGCCAACAGCCTTGGCAACCACGTGTCGGGCACGGCCATCATCAGCTTGTTGGACGGCCCCGCCGCATGAGCAGCATATTGCCGGGCGCGGCGGCCATCGTCGGCATAGGCCAGACCGAGTTCTCCAAGGACTCCGGGCGCAGCGAGCTGCAATTGGCCTGTGAGGCAGTCAGTGCCGCAATCGACGATGCCGGGTTGGCGCCCAGCGATGTCGACGGCATGGTGACGTTCACCATGGATGCCAGCGACGAGATCGACATCGCGCGCAATGTGGGGATCGGCGACCTGAGCTTCTTCAGCCGCGTTCACCATGGCGGCGGTGCGGCGGCGGGCACCGTCGTGCACGCGGCGATGGCCGTAGCGACCGGCGTCGCCGACGTGGTGGTGTGCTGGCGGGCTTTCAACGAGCGGTCCGGTTTCCGCTTCGGCGGCAGCGGACGTACCAGCGCCGAAACTCCGCTCTTCATGGCGCATTACGCGCCATTCGGGCTGATAACACCGGCGGGCTGGGTCGCCATGCATGCCCAGCGCTACATGTCGACCTACGGGGTCACCAACGAAGACTTCGGCCGCATCGCGGTAGTCGATCGCAAGCACGCCGCCCGAAACCCCGACGCATGGTTCTATGAGCGGCCAATCACCTTGGAAGACCACCAGAATTCGCGCTGGATCGTCGAACCCGTGCTGCGCCTCCTCGACTGCTGCCAGGAAAGCGACGGCGGTGTCGCGCTGGTGGTGACCAGCGCCGAACGCGCCCGCGACCTGCGCCAGCCCCCGGCGATCATCACTGCTGCCGCACAGGGCGCGGCGGCCGACGGTGAGATGATGACCAGCTACTACCGCGAGGACATCACCGGGCTGCCCGAAATGGGCGTGGTCGCGGAAAGGTTGTGGCGGGACTCGGGCCTCAAGCCCCAGGACATCCAAACCGCTTTCATCTACGACCATTTCACGCCGTTCGTCTTTACCCAACTCGAGGAGCTCGGGTTCTGCGGTCGCGGCGAGGCCAAGGACTTCGCCACCGTCGAGCGGCTGTCACTGGGTGGCGAGTTTCCGATCAACACCAACGGCGGCCTGCTGGGCGAGGCGTACATCCACGGCATGAACGGCATCACCGAGGCCGTGCGCCAAGTGCGCGGCACGTCGTACAACCAGGTCGACAACGTCGAACACGTCCTGGTCACGTCCGGCACCGGGGTACCCACCAGCGGTCTCATTCTCGAGCCGGCGAGATAGCCCATGGGCCCGGTTTCTGCGGCGAACCAAGCAACGGACACGCGCACACTCATCATCGAATCCGCCTACGCGTGCTTTCGGAAGCAAGGGCTGCAGAAGACGACGATCGTCGA
Protein-coding regions in this window:
- a CDS encoding FAS1-like dehydratase domain-containing protein, whose protein sequence is MTDSDVQAKVRALVGQPTGGTGKPSVAPDPVNQPMIRHWAYALNDMNPVYLDPEFAARSRFGGIVSPPVMLQTWTMPSPKLEGIGERGGAPMEIKNNPTAFLDEAGYTSTVATNSEFEIERYPRLGDHISATTVYESVSDEKKTALGTGFFLTWLTTYTNKDGEVLGRQRFRVLRFKPAR
- a CDS encoding Zn-ribbon domain-containing OB-fold protein, translating into MSTRLAPTISRDTEFYWNGLREHKLLIQRCSGCGKLRHPPRPMCPQCRSLSWEAIESSGEGTVYSYVMPHQPRFPFFDYPYIVVLVELSEGVRVLSNLRDIDPDDVTVGMPVEVFYETFEGASGDLVLHQFRPKGLQ
- a CDS encoding MaoC family dehydratase gives rise to the protein MTAATRASKFETLRWQDISVGDEVTPLEIPITTTMIVAGAIASRDFMPVHHDHEYAKKQGSPNLFMNILTTNGYCVRFLTDWAGPEAKVKKLSIRLGVPSFPDDPLRFTGSVTGKSEGGADDLPGENFVEVTFQGANSLGNHVSGTAIISLLDGPAA
- a CDS encoding lipid-transfer protein; protein product: MSSILPGAAAIVGIGQTEFSKDSGRSELQLACEAVSAAIDDAGLAPSDVDGMVTFTMDASDEIDIARNVGIGDLSFFSRVHHGGGAAAGTVVHAAMAVATGVADVVVCWRAFNERSGFRFGGSGRTSAETPLFMAHYAPFGLITPAGWVAMHAQRYMSTYGVTNEDFGRIAVVDRKHAARNPDAWFYERPITLEDHQNSRWIVEPVLRLLDCCQESDGGVALVVTSAERARDLRQPPAIITAAAQGAAADGEMMTSYYREDITGLPEMGVVAERLWRDSGLKPQDIQTAFIYDHFTPFVFTQLEELGFCGRGEAKDFATVERLSLGGEFPINTNGGLLGEAYIHGMNGITEAVRQVRGTSYNQVDNVEHVLVTSGTGVPTSGLILEPAR